One window from the genome of Luteithermobacter gelatinilyticus encodes:
- a CDS encoding amidase produces the protein MDDYKNFDGIGLARLVREKEVSPRELLDSAMARYEEKNPILNAVICEFYDLACRQIESGLPDGPFRGVPFLLKDTSAFLKGTPTTYGSRLFRDYVPDHNSTLVDRYLDAGLVIFGKTNAPEMGLAGSTENAFYGDTRNPWDITRTAGGSSGGAAAAVAAGLVPAAHATDGGGSIRIPAAACGLVGLKPSRARTPMGPDYGEGWGGMAVQHVVSRTVRDSAALLDATAGSAPGDPYVAPVPARPYLEELGAGPGTFRVAFFTRPPNGVALDPECDRAVRQTAALLESLGHEVEEVAPFYDTEEIGAAWWALVATTVDIALTNRARGLGRELCPEDVEAVTWSAVEHARTLSPDAYARAVMIMHRHGRRMADVYEKYDLIMSPTLAQPAVKLGLMRMDTPDLEAFEKAEMSFCPFTFPQNMSGEPSISLPLHWTPENLPVGVMFSAAFGDEASLFRIAGQLEAAKPWHAKYNTL, from the coding sequence ATGGATGATTACAAGAATTTTGACGGAATTGGCCTGGCGCGCCTGGTTCGGGAGAAGGAAGTCAGCCCGCGTGAATTGCTGGATTCTGCCATGGCGCGCTATGAGGAAAAAAATCCTATCCTTAATGCGGTGATCTGCGAGTTTTATGACCTGGCCTGCCGGCAGATTGAGTCAGGACTGCCGGATGGTCCCTTCCGGGGGGTGCCATTTTTGCTCAAGGATACCTCGGCTTTCCTGAAAGGTACGCCGACCACCTATGGCTCCCGGCTGTTCCGGGATTATGTGCCGGATCATAACTCCACCCTTGTGGACCGTTATCTGGACGCGGGACTGGTCATTTTCGGCAAGACCAATGCGCCGGAAATGGGGCTAGCAGGGTCAACGGAAAATGCCTTTTACGGCGATACCCGGAACCCGTGGGACATTACCCGGACGGCGGGTGGATCATCGGGTGGGGCCGCGGCGGCGGTGGCGGCGGGCCTTGTCCCGGCCGCCCATGCGACAGATGGCGGTGGCTCGATCCGCATTCCGGCGGCCGCCTGTGGTCTGGTGGGGCTCAAGCCTAGCCGCGCACGCACCCCCATGGGGCCGGATTATGGCGAAGGCTGGGGCGGCATGGCGGTCCAGCATGTGGTCAGCCGCACGGTCCGCGATAGTGCCGCGCTCTTGGATGCAACGGCGGGTTCCGCGCCGGGAGATCCTTATGTGGCGCCGGTTCCCGCGCGACCCTATCTTGAAGAACTGGGGGCGGGGCCGGGAACATTCCGGGTTGCTTTTTTCACCCGTCCGCCGAATGGGGTTGCCCTGGATCCGGAGTGTGACAGAGCCGTGCGGCAGACGGCGGCCCTGCTGGAGAGTCTTGGCCACGAGGTCGAGGAAGTGGCACCCTTCTATGACACTGAGGAGATTGGCGCGGCCTGGTGGGCCCTTGTTGCGACCACCGTCGATATCGCGTTGACCAATCGGGCCCGGGGACTGGGCCGGGAGCTGTGCCCTGAGGATGTGGAGGCTGTGACTTGGTCGGCGGTGGAGCATGCCCGCACCCTCAGTCCCGATGCTTATGCCCGGGCAGTCATGATTATGCATCGCCATGGCCGTCGCATGGCCGATGTGTATGAGAAATATGACCTTATCATGTCCCCGACCCTGGCCCAGCCGGCCGTCAAGCTGGGCCTGATGCGTATGGACACGCCGGATCTTGAGGCTTTTGAGAAGGCGGAGATGTCCTTCTGTCCCTTTACCTTCCCCCAGAATATGAGTGGCGAACCCAGCATTTCCTTGCCGCTGCACTGGACGCCGGAAAACCTGCCGGTAGGGGTCATGTTCAGCGCCGCCTTCGGGGACGAGGCGAGTTTGTTCCGGATTGCCGGGCAACTGGAAGCGGCTAAACCCTGGCACGCTAAATACAACACGCTATAA
- the gabT gene encoding 4-aminobutyrate--2-oxoglutarate transaminase, producing MTTSDSLLQLRKAAVPQGIGHVTDIVCARAENAELWDLEGRRYIDFAAGIAVLNTGHNHPKVKAAVEAQLQKFSHTCFHVALYPDYIMLADQLNKLAPGSSPKKTMLLSTGVEAVENAIKIARAATGRSGIVSFSGAFHGRTMMGMALTGKVIPYKAGFGPFPSEVFHASYPHLYHGISVEDSLISLNTLFKVDVDPSRVAAIILEPVQGEGGFNIAPPAFLQELRKICDAHGILLIIDEIQTGFARTGRMFATEYAGIEPDLMTMAKGIAGGFPLSAVTGKAEIMDAAPVGGLGGTYAGSPIGCAAALAVLEVIEQENLCERAQQIGKVFVDRLGKFAHKERIGDIRHLGAMIAIELVRDGDADKPDAELARALVAAGRKKGLILLSCGTRGNVIRFLPPLTISDALIHEGLDILENCFDEVETER from the coding sequence ATGACGACAAGTGATTCACTTCTTCAATTACGCAAGGCCGCCGTGCCGCAGGGCATCGGCCATGTGACGGATATTGTCTGCGCGCGTGCGGAGAATGCGGAGCTCTGGGATCTGGAGGGGCGGCGCTATATTGATTTCGCTGCCGGCATCGCGGTGCTGAACACCGGACACAACCATCCCAAGGTCAAGGCAGCGGTTGAGGCGCAGTTGCAAAAATTCAGCCATACCTGTTTTCATGTGGCGCTCTATCCCGATTATATCATGCTCGCGGATCAGCTTAACAAGCTGGCCCCGGGCAGCAGCCCCAAAAAGACCATGCTACTGTCCACCGGCGTCGAGGCGGTGGAAAACGCCATTAAGATCGCCCGCGCGGCCACCGGCCGGTCTGGCATCGTCTCCTTTTCCGGCGCCTTTCACGGTCGCACCATGATGGGCATGGCGCTGACCGGCAAAGTGATCCCCTATAAGGCAGGTTTTGGTCCATTTCCATCGGAAGTCTTTCATGCCTCCTATCCTCACCTGTATCACGGGATCAGCGTGGAAGACTCTCTTATCTCCTTAAACACCCTGTTTAAAGTGGATGTGGACCCGTCTCGGGTGGCGGCAATTATCCTGGAGCCCGTTCAGGGCGAAGGGGGATTTAATATTGCCCCACCCGCCTTTTTACAAGAACTCCGCAAAATTTGCGATGCGCATGGCATTCTGTTGATCATCGACGAGATCCAGACCGGATTTGCCCGTACCGGCAGGATGTTTGCCACTGAATATGCCGGCATCGAGCCGGATCTCATGACCATGGCCAAGGGCATCGCCGGCGGCTTTCCCCTGTCGGCGGTGACCGGCAAGGCGGAAATCATGGACGCCGCCCCTGTCGGCGGTCTGGGCGGCACCTATGCGGGCTCGCCGATCGGCTGCGCGGCCGCACTGGCGGTGCTGGAGGTGATCGAGCAGGAAAACCTTTGTGAAAGGGCGCAGCAGATCGGAAAGGTTTTTGTGGACCGTCTCGGGAAATTCGCCCATAAGGAGCGGATCGGCGACATCCGTCACCTGGGCGCAATGATCGCCATCGAACTGGTCCGGGACGGCGATGCGGACAAGCCCGATGCGGAACTGGCGCGCGCCCTGGTCGCCGCCGGCCGCAAGAAGGGTCTTATCCTGCTGTCCTGCGGCACGCGGGGCAATGTGATCCGCTTTCTGCCGCCGCTCACTATCTCCGATGCGCTGATCCATGAG
- a CDS encoding DUF1428 domain-containing protein, translating to MSYIDGFVYAVPTANKQKFIDHAKLSDSVFIELGATRVIECWGDDVPDGKVTDFRKAVQARDDEMVVFSWIEWPDKETRDAAHAKMTDWMKNPERADPRMDPERNPMPFDGKRLIFGGFEVLVEA from the coding sequence ATGAGCTACATCGACGGCTTCGTGTACGCCGTGCCGACGGCGAACAAGCAGAAATTCATCGACCACGCCAAGCTGAGCGACAGCGTGTTTATTGAGCTTGGCGCAACGCGCGTGATTGAATGCTGGGGCGATGATGTGCCGGACGGCAAGGTCACAGATTTCCGCAAGGCCGTCCAGGCCAGGGACGACGAGATGGTCGTCTTTTCCTGGATCGAATGGCCCGACAAGGAAACGCGCGATGCTGCCCATGCAAAAATGACCGATTGGATGAAAAATCCGGAAAGGGCCGACCCGCGCATGGACCCCGAAAGGAACCCGATGCCGTTTGACGGCAAGCGGCTGATCTTCGGCGGTTTCGAGGTGCTGGTCGAGGCCTGA